The following coding sequences are from one Pseudomonadota bacterium window:
- a CDS encoding DUF2283 domain-containing protein, protein MTNDFIRMLETGCKNAARPRPMAEVCMQLTYDTKNNIAYIRLREKTAEVETIRISEELNIDLAADGSVHGIELLNANVQLTQTDEGKLLIVNEASGEHQEIPLVAAR, encoded by the coding sequence GTGACTAACGATTTCATCCGCATGCTCGAGACCGGATGCAAGAACGCGGCGCGACCGAGGCCAATGGCGGAGGTTTGTATGCAGTTGACCTATGACACGAAAAATAACATCGCTTACATACGGCTGAGGGAAAAGACAGCCGAAGTGGAGACGATTCGCATCAGCGAGGAACTCAACATCGATTTGGCCGCGGATGGGAGCGTGCATGGGATAGAACTCTTGAATGCAAATGTCCAGCTTACCCAGACAGATGAGGGCAAGCTTCTCATCGTCAACGAAGCGTCAGGCGAGCATCAGGAAATACCTCTCGTTGCGGCCCGTTAA